A single genomic interval of Camelina sativa cultivar DH55 chromosome 11, Cs, whole genome shotgun sequence harbors:
- the LOC109125116 gene encoding VAN3-binding protein-like produces MELSLALTTTEHNLSPSEAHPNTMDFLSREWCNFAVQSLQPDHILYDRSIVPVETSIAKFQGDSSPLSCAMMDKSMKMDDPDFKPSLPSWKTSNVKSWIWMQQAMHPELSYEGFFRKKLKLPWKITPSIKKWWKEIKAKRKEEVRLQRAEVHAAVSLAGLAAALAAVASENAGKDGGGNVRPSTRETAAASAAAVVAAQ; encoded by the exons atggaacTGTCATTAGCATTGACGACAACAGAGCATAATCTATCGCCTTCAGAGGCACATCCAAACACTATGGACTTTCTGTCTCGCGAATGGTGTAATTTCGCTGTTCAATCGCTTCAGCCCGACCATATCCTCTACGATCGTTCCATTGTTCCCGTCGAGACATCGATCGCCAAGTTTCAAGGCGACTCGAGTCCTCTTTCTTGCGCT ATGATGGATAAGAGTATGAAGATggacgatccagattttaaGCCCTCGTTGCCTTCCTGGAAAACTAGTAATGTGAAG TCATGGATATGGATGCAACAAGCAATGCACCCGGAATTGAGCTACGAAGGCTTTTTCCGCAAGAAACTT AAACTTCCATGGAAGATTACGCCGTCGATAAAGAAATGGTGGAAAGAGATAAAAGCGAAACGAAAGGAAGAAGTGAGGCTACAGAGAGCTGAAGTCCACGCTGCCGTGTCCTTGGCTGGTCTAGCCGCTGCTCTTGCCGCTGTAGCTTCCGAGAACGCTGGAAAAGATGGTGGTGGAAACGTTCGACCGAGCACGAGAGAGACTGCTGCGGCATCTGCGGCGGCTGTAGTGGCAGCGCAGTGA
- the LOC109127683 gene encoding uncharacterized protein LOC109127683, which produces MKMLKCQKLKHRGRKGRKEKSKFRETYTQRNLRILRKIVPGCEEIEDEEALFRKSIEHVMLLKSQVTLLRKIADVCGV; this is translated from the coding sequence ATGAAGATGCTGAAGTGCCAGAAGCTCAAGCACCGTGGTCGCAAGGGACGAAAAGAGAAATCCAAGTTTCGCGAAACTTACACGCAAAGAAACCTCCGGATCCTTCGAAAGATTGTACCAGGCTGTGAAGAGATCGAGGACGAGGAAGCCTTGTTTCGCAAGTCAATCGAACATGTCATGCTTCTCAAGTCTCAGGTTACTTTACTTAGAAAGATAGCTGATGTATGTGGGGTCTAA
- the LOC104726338 gene encoding VAN3-binding protein-like, translating into MAETMGANRDQLSTMIGSAMTGTSVSEILTLTASATTSLGGAATLKARRGCKINRLNGSAPVLPIEDSSYLPPEFDKNTSILAKGTDLFVETPDGDFKARTVSMVLNKDGQVILKMKKHNLLRTKKLSIVTNVHVELYKDSDSEDNNIEDTCYLIVLRTNRGAIKLDMADDYSRYKTWVTTIQHMLTLSSSSLRTNYDLTFYNKN; encoded by the exons ATGGCGGAGACAATGGGAGCAAACAGAGATCAACTCAGCACAATGATTGGTTCCGCCATGACCGGAACAAGTGTTAGTGAGATACTCACTCTCACTGCCTCAGCTACAACTt CATTGGGAGGTGCTGCGACGCTGAAAGCAAGAAGAGGTTGCAAGATAAATAGATTGAACGGCTCTGCGCCTGTGTTGCCTATTGAAGACTCTTCTTACTTGCCTCCTGAGTTCGACAAGAACACATCCATACTTGCTAAAGGAACCGATCTCTTCGTTGAAACACCAGAtg GGGATTTCAAGGCTAGGACAGTGTCTATGGTCTTAAACAAAGACGGACAG GTGATTCTTAAAATGAAGAAGCATAACCTACTCAGGACTAAGAAACTAA GTATTGTGACGAATGTTCATGTGGAACTTTACAAGGATTCGGATAGCGAAGACAACAACATAGAGGACACTTGTTATCTCATTGTCCTGAGGACGAACCGAGGAGCTATCAAGCTAGACATGGCGGATGATTACAGTCGTTACAAGACATGGGTCACAACGATCCAACACATgctcactctctcttcttcctctttacgTACAAATTACGATCTCACTTTCtacaacaaaaactga
- the LOC104728961 gene encoding probable F-box protein At4g22060, which produces MFVHHQTKLYILNPLTRERINLPPLESLKSDDSSSQVDLDRLLKKSLSDLMGYTEKAVLWVDERSKDYFVFWSRMPCPIFSKKGDDDFWNMFPYLSTGVIDLVYKGHLLYIYTLMCFIEIYDFSGDSPLPVTSRPYACIPPSCLSSHSYISATRIAVTTSGEVLMVRCCDINSFYVYKMNHATETWDHMASLGDQALIFDLGITVPAKDIQGIKPDSIYFSGPSFGTHHIFIFNLATRKVEPFLSYTSKFFDARWFIPNV; this is translated from the coding sequence ATGTTTGTCCATCATCAAACAAAGCTCTACATTCTAAATCCTTTAACCCGCGAGAGGATCAATCTACCTCCTCTGGAATCCCTCAAAAGCGACGACTCCTCCTCTCAAGTTGATCTGGATCGTTTGTTGAAAAAATCACTATCTGATTTGATGGGCTACACGGAAAAAGCAGTGTTATGGGTAGACGAGAGAAGCAAAGATTACTTTGTGTTTTGGTCGCGTATGCCTTGTCCTATCTTCTCCAAGAAAGGAGACGACGACTTTTGGAATATGTTTCCTTATCTCAGTACTGGGGTAATCGACCTTGTATACAAAGGCCACTTGCTCTACATCTATACTCTGATGTGCTTCATTGAGATCTACGATTTCTCTGGAGACTCTCCTCTCCCTGTCACTTCTCGTCCATATGCCTGCATTCCTCCTAGTTGCTTGTCCTCCCATTCCTATATATCTGCCACAAGGATTGCTGTTACTACATCCGGAGAGGTTCTTATGGTCAGATGCTGCGACATCAACAGCTTCTACGTCTACAAGATGAACCATGCCACCGAAACATGGGATCATATGGCTTCTTTGGGAGACCAGGCTTTGATCTTCGACCTTGGAATCACTGTCCCCGCCAAAGATATTCAAGGGATCAAGCCTGACTCTATCTATTTTAGTGGTCCTAGTTTTGGCACCCATcacatatttattttcaatcTCGCTACGCGCAAGGTGGAGCCATTTTTGTCTTACACTAGCAAGTTCTTTGATGCTCGATGGTTCATCCCAAATGTCTGA
- the LOC104728962 gene encoding VAN3-binding protein-like, giving the protein MIGSAMTGTSVSEILTLTASATTSLGGAATLKARRGCKINRLNGSAPVLPIEDSSYLPPEFDKNTSILAKGTDLFVETPDGDFKARTVSMVLNKDGQVILKMKKHNLLRTKKLSIVTNVHVELYKDSDSEDNNIEDTCYLIVLRTNRGAIKLDMADDYSRYKTWVTTIQHMLTLSSSSLRTNYDLTFYNKN; this is encoded by the exons ATGATTGGTTCCGCCATGACCGGAACAAGTGTTAGTGAGATACTCACTCTCACTGCCTCAGCTACAACTt CATTGGGAGGTGCTGCGACGCTGAAAGCAAGAAGAGGTTGCAAGATAAATAGATTGAACGGCTCTGCGCCTGTGTTGCCTATTGAAGACTCTTCTTACTTGCCTCCTGAGTTCGACAAGAACACATCCATACTTGCTAAAGGAACCGATCTCTTCGTTGAAACACCAGAtg GGGATTTCAAGGCTAGGACAGTGTCTATGGTCTTAAACAAAGACGGACAG GTGATTCTTAAAATGAAGAAGCATAACCTACTCAGGACTAAGAAACTAA GTATTGTGACGAATGTTCATGTGGAACTTTACAAGGATTCGGATAGCGAAGACAACAACATAGAGGACACTTGTTATCTCATTGTCCTGAGGACGAACCGAGGAGCTATCAAACTAGACATGGCGGATGATTACAGTCGTTACAAGACATGGGTCACAACGATCCAACACATgctcactctctcttcttcctctttacgTACAAATTACGATCTCACTTTCtacaacaaaaactga